The genomic region ACTCCAGTGTATCAATCATCCAGGGCCAGTCTTCACATCCATAGCCCTAAAAGTGGTTTTCAGATGAAATAGAttcttaaatatttcatatttggtAGGAAAAGGTGACTGACAGTGCTACTAGCtcacataaataaataggaTACTTGTGTCACTGTTTCCTAAAAAGATTTCATAGAATGTGTTGGAGTGACCCTTATATTCCAAGAAATGGATTGTGTAGAAGCAGCTAATTAACAATTTAGCAGTTGCTGTAATCAGATGCTCCCCTGTTTATCATCTATAGCTGTACAAAAGTGCCTCTGTCCTAACTGATAAAACATCTCTTTTGTTCATATGAGTATGCAGCATCCCTTTTTCTCGAATACTATTTCAGATCTGTCTATCCACACAGTGAAAACCCAGGACTAAAACGGAGTATCATCATTTGCTTTAACTCAGTTCTTTAAGCAAAGCATGTTCTTTAAGCAAATTCTGATTTGTCCTGTAGAGGATGCTACTGTCAGCCTTTTCTGACAAGCTCCATGGAAATGATGTATTAcattacaacaaagaaaaaaaacagacaaatctcTGTACAGAAATGCTTTGTCGAGACAGTTTCACACTCCGAGCTGCAGCAACCACTACCTAATTCAACCTCTAGGAGGCGATCTCACACAAGCCAAATATTTACAGTTCAGCCAATGTACACCATTTCATCCTGAGGGGCCTTAATAAGAGATAAACTATAGCTTAGAAAAATACTCCAGAACAAAGCTATCATAAGAAACTGGGAGTGACACGTTTTTGCATAAATATGTAGGAAGGCCATTAACAGGCTAAGGCTTTTGGAGAAGACTTAACACTCAGATAGTTGAGCTTCATGTCTCTCAGTAATGTCAGTCAGTCCTTGCTGTGAGTCGTCCTTTTTACTTGCTTGTAGTCTTCACTTGTTCCTCAGCTCATCACCACAATACTctttcaaaacagtgtttcAATTGTGTCTGCTGTCACTCTTGTAGCTGGAGGGGGAAGACAAGAGGATGTTAGACATCACAGCACCATAATACAGTTACAGAAACACACGTAATGGAGTATTCTGTCCTAATCTAATTCAGAGACATGATCATGAGCTTCAGGTTAAGGCTGATTGAAGCACATGCTTGCACATTTAACTGGAAAAAAGCTGTAGGCAAGCTAGCAGCATTTGTATTATGTTTGTGTGGAAGAGAGCCTGTGTTTGCACTTTTTCTGTTGCTGGTATGGAGAGCACAAATTATGCAATGTAAAGCAATGTTAAAGTGCTTAGCTGTTTCATGGTAATGCTAGAATTTGCATTATGCTTTTTCATGCACGAGTTATTGATTTAAGCAGGCACTGAATCAGCCTTGATGAGTTTACACACTCAGCAGCAGTACAACTAAACACACTGATGGCAATCCTTCATGACTTTCACAAAGATAATGTCAGAACATCGTGGTCATAAGTAATGTTACTGCTCTTACTTGTTGTCTCTGGGGGAGTTATACTGCTTGTGTGTTGTACTCCTATTGCTCCATTTCCTTCAGCACTGTGCTCCATCTTGCCTGAACAAGCAGAATGATGCTGTGAAGGACTGATGCTGCCATGTACTGGCTTCTTAGCCACTGGTGGAGGAACTTTGTCACACTTGACCCCACCATTGGAAAAAGCAGCGGCTCTCGATTGATCAGACACCTGCATGAGCTCCGCCGCCAAGCTTTGCTTCAGACTTGCCTGAGCTTCGGGTGAGGAGGCGGCTGCAGTCTCTATAACAACCTTTTTCGTGCTCCTGGAGAAGATAAAGCTGGCGGTTGAGGCCGGGGACTTGTGCATGTCACATCCCTCATATGATTTCAGAGACAGAGCTCCTGGTTCACTGATGCAGCTGTAAGTGGGTGATCTCACTCCCAGTCTGGATGGAAGACCGTCTCTTGAGGACATGGCTGCAGTTTTCATACGTATGGCTTCCTGTAAGCGCATGGAAGGGGTGTTGAGTGTCACAGAGGATGTTTTTACTGTCTGAGGTGGAGATTTTAGAGTCAGAGACTTGCGGATGGGCTTTTGTGGGATGTTTTGAGGCCCTGGGATTGAGACTGGGCAATGCTCCTGAACTGGGGCTCCCTCATTTGCCGGCTTGTCTTCGGAGGGAGCTTTCACCTGATCTTCAGTCATGTTGACTGATCTGAGCCGAACCATCTGAAGTAGGGAAGGGGTGACAAGAGGTATGTTAGCATCCTCTTTAGGAATGGGTGCACTTTTGTGGCGAGAAAGGAGCTCCTTGTTCCTGGTGTCTCGGTTTGCTACACTGGGCTGCCTTCTGAAATTAACCCCAGGAGTTAGATTCTCTGCTGGTAGAGGGGGTGCTACTGGGACTGCAATTGAAGTTTGGGCACTAACGGGGGGCCCAGAGGAAGACTGATCTTCAATTTTCAGAGAGTCTCGTCTCAGGAAACTGCTGGAAGGAACTAAAACAGAGACTGATACTGGGTTCTCTGCTGTTGTAAGAGATGGTAAAGGAGGAGCCTCTACTGGTGGAGGTGGGACACTATCTGAAAGTGATGAAACATTCTGTGCTAGTCTGCTGGAAATCTCATCAGCAGTGTTAACTTTTGAAACTTGCACAGCAATCTCAGATTGTGGAACCACACTGCACAAATCTGGGTTTTGCCCCTGTACAGATGTCTCAGCTTCACTTGAATTCTTAATTGTCTCTCCAActtcctctgcagccacagtACACTCACTGAGGATGTCCAGCTGTTTGACACAACTGTCCATCACATCTGGCGCACTGTCTGTTACAaatggtggtggaggaggaggaaagtctACCTCATCCCCTCCATCAAAGACTGAGTCCCCTTCCAAAGGAGGGGGAGGCGGTGGCCAGCAAGACTCAACAATGTGGATCTCCTCCTGCACTCTCTGTAGTTCATCTGGTGGCGTAGATATTGATGAGGGAGGTGTCTTTCTTGAGGGAGGAGGTGTAGGCTGGTATGCTGGAGGAGGGGTAGGTGGTGGTGACACCTTACTAACTTTGGGGACTTCTACAGAAAGTGTTTGCATGGATGGGACCTCACCTTTGTCCATCTCATTATCACTCTTATCAACTAAAACCAAAACCTCATTCTGTGAAGAGGTTGTGTGGTTCTCACCAGCTAAATGAACTTCTATGGTGGTACTGCTACTCATTTCCTTTTGCTGTCTCTCTACTGACTGCTCTGTTGAAACCAGTTCCTCTCTGTGCAGTTTTGGAGTCATGGGTTTCTTCATCACAGGAGGGGGGTCTTTCTTTGGAGTTGTCTCTTGATTCCTAGGCCCCTTCACTACAGGGCTACTACTCTGCTCTTGTTTCTGAATGTCTTCACTTGCTTCCACTCCCTCTGTTTTGGTAACTGGACATTCCCTGTTTGCTTGTTCTTTGTGGACATCTTCAGGATCTGTTGCCAAAAACGTCTCAggctttgctttgctttctgaCAATTCTAGGACAGgtttgtctgtatttgtctgtttttcaacTGAAAACTGTATCTTGTTTCTGGCTTTAGTCTGGGTTTCTGCCTGTTTAACTGTGCTGTCCTGTATCTGTGGGGGTTTGTGGGTTTCTTTGCTGATATTGGGGCAGGGCCTACACAGGAGCTCAAAGGTGCGTCTGTTGTGGACCCATGTCTCTGGGGGAGGAGGACATGGTGCTTTGACCTTGGGAGGAGGTGGAATGTTCAACAGGTCTCTGAATTCTATCCTCAAAGTTGAAGGATTGTTATTTGGTGTGAGTTCGTTTGGAGTAACTGTGGGTGAAGTTTGCTGTGGAGGCAGACTGGGGCTACATATGGAAACATCTGCACTGACAGGTTCAGATGTACCGGATGATAGAGAggtaagagaggaggaaggcGAAGCTGCTGAGGATGAGGCCCGAGACACTGATCTCTCTGGTTTGACtggtttcttcttctgtttttctgggGAGGTTGGGGAGATACCTTTTGGGGAAAGTGTTGGAGTTCCACTCTGGCTAGAATAGCCACTGGAAGGGGACATGGTCCTTTCAAATTTCCCCCCCTCTGAGGGAGTTTTCTGTGGGGAGGAGCTGCTGAACTCTGACTGGGGCTCTGTTGGTCCTCCTGCCTCTTTGGAAGAAGGCTGTGTGGGGCTCAGAGGACTGGAAGCATGTGGAGAGCTAGATCCAGTAGAGTTCAATACAGGGGCAGGGATCTTACTGGTATTTTCAGTGACCATCTTTATCTCAGCCATTGCTACAATATTTTCTGTCGCAGTTGCCACCCCTCCAGACACAGAGTCATTAAGATCATTGCTTTCCACCAGAACCCTTGAGTTACTCCTGATCTTATTATTATGGAGAGAGTTTGTTCTCCGTGGCGGTGCTGGAGGTTGTTTGGTCTTCATAACCGAAAGACTACGAGTGCAGTTGCGTATGTTCTTCGCATCCTCACCAGCAGTCACTGACCCTGACACACCAGACTCAGATCCTTGACCTGTAACAagattttcacttttactgctgCTAATCCCGCTAACTGAGCTATGTAGACTGACAAGGTCTTGATCTCCACCAGAGTGCTCTTGCTGGCTTTCCTGCCCGTTGAGACACACTCTCTGGGAGTTACCACTGCGTGTGCTCCCCTTAGAGGATACAGGGGAGGAGTTTGAAATGATGGTCTTTGAAGACTGTGACTCACTCCAGTTTGACCCTGAAGCCGATGTGGGCAATGGCATAGAGTCGTTGTGGGGATGGTCAGCCTGGAAACCGTCACCATCTGATCTTCTGGACAGCATAGGGCTGACTGAGTCCCCTGATGCCAGGCTGTTTTTGCTTACAGTGCGAACACTGCTGCCATGGTTGACACTGCTGCCACGAGTCCGGCTGCTGGTACAGTCTATCTCTATGACTTCAATCGAGGCTGGCAAGACCGCATTAGGGATGATTGTAGACAAGTAAGTGGCCTGAGGAGATATGGACATCACTGGGCCCTAGAAAAAAGTAGAAGTATTACAGCTAAATGTCAAGAGTGTTTCAGTAGAGTAACTCTAGAATTTAAGGCCATATCCTTTAATAgcctgattttctttttacctgGGGTTCCTGGAGGAAGCTAAACATTGAATTTGAAGgacagaaggaggaagaagtTATCATGCCAGGTACTGCAAGGGACTTGGGTCTCATGGTGGAGGTGGGGCAGAGATGGGAGACAAAGCTCTGGTGGTTGAGATGTTGCTCATCCTGACACATTGCATTGACGTGCCTCCTAAGCAGCGGTTCATCTCTGGATGCCTGCttaggagaggagagaggaccattcataaataattaaaaatacaaaacctACACACAAAAAGTGTATGTTAAATCTACTCTAAATGAATTAATTCTTACAGTTGAACCCTTTACTGTACCTCCAGCTCTGAAAGGTGAACTCTCGCTCCCTCCTTGTTTGCCACTGGAGTCCCTCCATCAACCGTAGGAATGATAACAACACCTGATTGGCTGTCAGTGACCTGTCCATCGTGATTAGGGAGCTGGGTAGAAACAAGAGGCTGGAAGGTGGAGCTTCTGTGCAGTGCTGGAAAGATAGTGGATCACTGTCAACAACATATTTACCAAAGGATACATTATGTCTACTGGTTATGCAAGGACGATGCTAAAAACATACCAAGCTCTTTCTGGACCTGGTTGGGAATACCCATGATGGTGgtcctcctgcttctcttccTGGTCTTATCTAACCTTTTCACTGGGTTCAGGGGCTTGAATGTAGAACCtgagaaatgaaaaactgtctTATTACAGTAGCTGGACTTGAGGAGGGTTATTTTTGCAACAAAAAACTGTATTTGGCACAGGAGAGCAGATTGGTTAAATAAAGGGAGCACTACATGATAATGCATTGAAACTCAGCCTATGAAGAACTGGATTTTCTTCATAGGCTGAAAAAAGGATGTTTGAAATATGATAAGAATACCAATCACACTTCCTGCGTGTGCACACATACGGAGCGCCATGCTTTGCCTTCCGGCTGTGATATGCAGAAGCAGCCGCAGTGCTGACTTCAGATGCTCAGAATTTTTGAGTTAACTGAAAAAGAGCTACagttgtgtatatgtgtgtgcgtgtcaaGTTCCTCTTCCTTTGATTTCACACCATGACTGCAGAGGCACCAAGCAGCTGGGAATGAGGCGTGCATGCTAAATAAGTACATGTCTATGATGTGTCGCAAAGAagtaaactcaaaacaaaactaaaagtgCTTTTACAAGTGCTATGATTAGCTCTTATTTTTATTAGCTGAATGAAATGGAGATGcttccaccaccaccccacacacacacagcaacagagcTGTCACTTACCTTGGCGGGTGAGCACAGGCCTTGTCGACATAGAAGAGGTTACTGTGGCATCAGTATTCCCAGTGGTGGATCTTGACTCCGGAGAGCTACCTCCGTCCTTGGAGCTGATATCCTGCTCTGGACGGAGGGTGTCTGAGGACTGCAGGggatagatacacacacacacacacacacacacacacacatttggttAGGTTGCATTCTTGGTGTGTAGGAAGTGCAGGAAAAATGATCCACAGACATTTGGTGCACTTACAGCAATGCTTTCATCATCAGGGAAGTTCACTCCATTTTGGTGTTCTGTGTAAACCAAACAGAACAGGTTAAGACACAGAATCTCCATCCATATTCATGTATACACAGTATCTATATCCAGTAATGTAATCATAAATATAACCTTCACATTGTgacattcagagagaaaacagtcaaCAACAAACTTAAATCAGTTTGACAGTACTGACTataatgtaaacacaacacaaatatatgccagtatgtgtatacagtatgaatgaatgtgtcTTCATCACTGAATGCATCTGACCTTCCTGCTGGAGTATCTTCAGTCCCTCTTGAGCCTCAATGTGCAGGTCCTCCAGATACTGAGGCCTGCTGCCctcaatgaaaacattttcctgGTGGTGCTGTGAGGTCGTGTAGTGGACCGTCAACCTCTTCTGGTCTTCATTATTCTTTGGGCCAGCTGTTcggatggaggagaaagaagggaTATAGATAGTCATTTCATTGAAAAAGCTGGAATCAATGCCAGGTGAACACTCATTTGTACCTGCCACTCCTTCGGCCGTGCTTCTATGCCATTATTTTGGACCATATTTATTCAGAAATTCATCAGCTATGTTCAAGCTATTCAAATCTTTCCACTGCTACTTCCTTGTCCTCTTACAcccaacacaacacacaaacactcaacacgTGTCCATTTGCCAAAACCTTTATCAGCTTTACTGTGAATCCTCTGCACCTCCACCTTGCATGAGTGTGTGGCTGTTAATTGCTGTACCTTTGACGCAGCACACACTTCAAATCTCCTCAGCCGAGCAGTTTGGCAGGCAGACGTCCCGGCCTGGCCCTCAACAGCAAACTATTGCCCAGCTAATCTCCTGCAGTATCTCTTCCTTGCTTGTCCCTGGGGGGGATTAGATAATCTGGATTGTCTGCATGTTAAGATGCCACTGAACCCCCCTGCTACAGGACCTAATGCATGGGAACTGGACCAAGCTCTCCCATCAAGGTGTCTTTAttttacaacagcaaaaaacagTGGAGACTGTTATAATTGGATAGACAAGCTGCAGCCTGGCTGTGTCCCTGTCAGCTTTAGTTCAGTTAAATCAAAACACAGTGTTGGGGTTTGCAGAAATGCAGTGATCTATCCTTTTCTGGTCTGGTCAAAACAGTATAATATTCTACTTTATATCCATGTACTTTTATGGAATCATGTATCAGTTGGGAACCCATCCCCATAACAACCTATGGAAAATCACTTGTGTAAAGTGGCTTCTCTTTAGCTAATCAAAGGTCAATGTGAGGTGTCCGCTTTCCCTCCTTTGTCACTTTCAACACTGTGGCTCT from Lates calcarifer isolate ASB-BC8 linkage group LG3, TLL_Latcal_v3, whole genome shotgun sequence harbors:
- the kiaa1522 gene encoding uncharacterized protein KIAA1522 homolog isoform X2; translated protein: MSRRRSTGDLVPRDITEILAREARAQRGQRKQGSSLGQAFSWLKGSRRKKSVGNGLNRTGTGVADAKLGLQNHDPAKAGPKNNEDQKRLTVHYTTSQHHQENVFIEGSRPQYLEDLHIEAQEGLKILQQEEHQNGVNFPDDESIASSDTLRPEQDISSKDGGSSPESRSTTGNTDATVTSSMSTRPVLTRQGSTFKPLNPVKRLDKTRKRSRRTTIMGIPNQVQKELALHRSSTFQPLVSTQLPNHDGQVTDSQSGVVIIPTVDGGTPVANKEGARVHLSELEASRDEPLLRRHVNAMCQDEQHLNHQSFVSHLCPTSTMRPKSLAVPGMITSSSFCPSNSMFSFLQEPQGPVMSISPQATYLSTIIPNAVLPASIEVIEIDCTSSRTRGSSVNHGSSVRTVSKNSLASGDSVSPMLSRRSDGDGFQADHPHNDSMPLPTSASGSNWSESQSSKTIISNSSPVSSKGSTRSGNSQRVCLNGQESQQEHSGGDQDLVSLHSSVSGISSSKSENLVTGQGSESGVSGSVTAGEDAKNIRNCTRSLSVMKTKQPPAPPRRTNSLHNNKIRSNSRVLVESNDLNDSVSGGVATATENIVAMAEIKMVTENTSKIPAPVLNSTGSSSPHASSPLSPTQPSSKEAGGPTEPQSEFSSSSPQKTPSEGGKFERTMSPSSGYSSQSGTPTLSPKGISPTSPEKQKKKPVKPERSVSRASSSAASPSSSLTSLSSGTSEPVSADVSICSPSLPPQQTSPTVTPNELTPNNNPSTLRIEFRDLLNIPPPPKVKAPCPPPPETWVHNRRTFELLCRPCPNISKETHKPPQIQDSTVKQAETQTKARNKIQFSVEKQTNTDKPVLELSESKAKPETFLATDPEDVHKEQANRECPVTKTEGVEASEDIQKQEQSSSPVVKGPRNQETTPKKDPPPVMKKPMTPKLHREELVSTEQSVERQQKEMSSSTTIEVHLAGENHTTSSQNEVLVLVDKSDNEMDKGEVPSMQTLSVEVPKVSKVSPPPTPPPAYQPTPPPSRKTPPSSISTPPDELQRVQEEIHIVESCWPPPPPPLEGDSVFDGGDEVDFPPPPPPFVTDSAPDVMDSCVKQLDILSECTVAAEEVGETIKNSSEAETSVQGQNPDLCSVVPQSEIAVQVSKVNTADEISSRLAQNVSSLSDSVPPPPVEAPPLPSLTTAENPVSVSVLVPSSSFLRRDSLKIEDQSSSGPPVSAQTSIAVPVAPPLPAENLTPGVNFRRQPSVANRDTRNKELLSRHKSAPIPKEDANIPLVTPSLLQMVRLRSVNMTEDQVKAPSEDKPANEGAPVQEHCPVSIPGPQNIPQKPIRKSLTLKSPPQTVKTSSVTLNTPSMRLQEAIRMKTAAMSSRDGLPSRLGVRSPTYSCISEPGALSLKSYEGCDMHKSPASTASFIFSRSTKKVVIETAAASSPEAQASLKQSLAAELMQVSDQSRAAAFSNGGVKCDKVPPPVAKKPVHGSISPSQHHSACSGKMEHSAEGNGAIGVQHTSSITPPETTTTRVTADTIETLF
- the kiaa1522 gene encoding uncharacterized protein KIAA1522 homolog isoform X1 yields the protein MSRRRSTGDLVPRDITEILAREARAQRGQRKQGSSLGQAFSWLKGSRRKKSVGNGLNRTGTGVADAKLGLQNHDPAKAGPKNNEDQKRLTVHYTTSQHHQENVFIEGSRPQYLEDLHIEAQEGLKILQQEEHQNGVNFPDDESIASSDTLRPEQDISSKDGGSSPESRSTTGNTDATVTSSMSTRPVLTRQGSTFKPLNPVKRLDKTRKRSRRTTIMGIPNQVQKELALHRSSTFQPLVSTQLPNHDGQVTDSQSGVVIIPTVDGGTPVANKEGARVHLSELEQASRDEPLLRRHVNAMCQDEQHLNHQSFVSHLCPTSTMRPKSLAVPGMITSSSFCPSNSMFSFLQEPQGPVMSISPQATYLSTIIPNAVLPASIEVIEIDCTSSRTRGSSVNHGSSVRTVSKNSLASGDSVSPMLSRRSDGDGFQADHPHNDSMPLPTSASGSNWSESQSSKTIISNSSPVSSKGSTRSGNSQRVCLNGQESQQEHSGGDQDLVSLHSSVSGISSSKSENLVTGQGSESGVSGSVTAGEDAKNIRNCTRSLSVMKTKQPPAPPRRTNSLHNNKIRSNSRVLVESNDLNDSVSGGVATATENIVAMAEIKMVTENTSKIPAPVLNSTGSSSPHASSPLSPTQPSSKEAGGPTEPQSEFSSSSPQKTPSEGGKFERTMSPSSGYSSQSGTPTLSPKGISPTSPEKQKKKPVKPERSVSRASSSAASPSSSLTSLSSGTSEPVSADVSICSPSLPPQQTSPTVTPNELTPNNNPSTLRIEFRDLLNIPPPPKVKAPCPPPPETWVHNRRTFELLCRPCPNISKETHKPPQIQDSTVKQAETQTKARNKIQFSVEKQTNTDKPVLELSESKAKPETFLATDPEDVHKEQANRECPVTKTEGVEASEDIQKQEQSSSPVVKGPRNQETTPKKDPPPVMKKPMTPKLHREELVSTEQSVERQQKEMSSSTTIEVHLAGENHTTSSQNEVLVLVDKSDNEMDKGEVPSMQTLSVEVPKVSKVSPPPTPPPAYQPTPPPSRKTPPSSISTPPDELQRVQEEIHIVESCWPPPPPPLEGDSVFDGGDEVDFPPPPPPFVTDSAPDVMDSCVKQLDILSECTVAAEEVGETIKNSSEAETSVQGQNPDLCSVVPQSEIAVQVSKVNTADEISSRLAQNVSSLSDSVPPPPVEAPPLPSLTTAENPVSVSVLVPSSSFLRRDSLKIEDQSSSGPPVSAQTSIAVPVAPPLPAENLTPGVNFRRQPSVANRDTRNKELLSRHKSAPIPKEDANIPLVTPSLLQMVRLRSVNMTEDQVKAPSEDKPANEGAPVQEHCPVSIPGPQNIPQKPIRKSLTLKSPPQTVKTSSVTLNTPSMRLQEAIRMKTAAMSSRDGLPSRLGVRSPTYSCISEPGALSLKSYEGCDMHKSPASTASFIFSRSTKKVVIETAAASSPEAQASLKQSLAAELMQVSDQSRAAAFSNGGVKCDKVPPPVAKKPVHGSISPSQHHSACSGKMEHSAEGNGAIGVQHTSSITPPETTTTRVTADTIETLF
- the kiaa1522 gene encoding uncharacterized protein KIAA1522 homolog isoform X3, with the protein product MGNSIQKKKVETEKNFSAPPFLSPVREKPKGFWLFGRPDKLKTAGPKNNEDQKRLTVHYTTSQHHQENVFIEGSRPQYLEDLHIEAQEGLKILQQEEHQNGVNFPDDESIASSDTLRPEQDISSKDGGSSPESRSTTGNTDATVTSSMSTRPVLTRQGSTFKPLNPVKRLDKTRKRSRRTTIMGIPNQVQKELALHRSSTFQPLVSTQLPNHDGQVTDSQSGVVIIPTVDGGTPVANKEGARVHLSELEQASRDEPLLRRHVNAMCQDEQHLNHQSFVSHLCPTSTMRPKSLAVPGMITSSSFCPSNSMFSFLQEPQGPVMSISPQATYLSTIIPNAVLPASIEVIEIDCTSSRTRGSSVNHGSSVRTVSKNSLASGDSVSPMLSRRSDGDGFQADHPHNDSMPLPTSASGSNWSESQSSKTIISNSSPVSSKGSTRSGNSQRVCLNGQESQQEHSGGDQDLVSLHSSVSGISSSKSENLVTGQGSESGVSGSVTAGEDAKNIRNCTRSLSVMKTKQPPAPPRRTNSLHNNKIRSNSRVLVESNDLNDSVSGGVATATENIVAMAEIKMVTENTSKIPAPVLNSTGSSSPHASSPLSPTQPSSKEAGGPTEPQSEFSSSSPQKTPSEGGKFERTMSPSSGYSSQSGTPTLSPKGISPTSPEKQKKKPVKPERSVSRASSSAASPSSSLTSLSSGTSEPVSADVSICSPSLPPQQTSPTVTPNELTPNNNPSTLRIEFRDLLNIPPPPKVKAPCPPPPETWVHNRRTFELLCRPCPNISKETHKPPQIQDSTVKQAETQTKARNKIQFSVEKQTNTDKPVLELSESKAKPETFLATDPEDVHKEQANRECPVTKTEGVEASEDIQKQEQSSSPVVKGPRNQETTPKKDPPPVMKKPMTPKLHREELVSTEQSVERQQKEMSSSTTIEVHLAGENHTTSSQNEVLVLVDKSDNEMDKGEVPSMQTLSVEVPKVSKVSPPPTPPPAYQPTPPPSRKTPPSSISTPPDELQRVQEEIHIVESCWPPPPPPLEGDSVFDGGDEVDFPPPPPPFVTDSAPDVMDSCVKQLDILSECTVAAEEVGETIKNSSEAETSVQGQNPDLCSVVPQSEIAVQVSKVNTADEISSRLAQNVSSLSDSVPPPPVEAPPLPSLTTAENPVSVSVLVPSSSFLRRDSLKIEDQSSSGPPVSAQTSIAVPVAPPLPAENLTPGVNFRRQPSVANRDTRNKELLSRHKSAPIPKEDANIPLVTPSLLQMVRLRSVNMTEDQVKAPSEDKPANEGAPVQEHCPVSIPGPQNIPQKPIRKSLTLKSPPQTVKTSSVTLNTPSMRLQEAIRMKTAAMSSRDGLPSRLGVRSPTYSCISEPGALSLKSYEGCDMHKSPASTASFIFSRSTKKVVIETAAASSPEAQASLKQSLAAELMQVSDQSRAAAFSNGGVKCDKVPPPVAKKPVHGSISPSQHHSACSGKMEHSAEGNGAIGVQHTSSITPPETTTTRVTADTIETLF
- the kiaa1522 gene encoding uncharacterized protein KIAA1522 homolog isoform X4; the encoded protein is MVVYLRKSIHSLLSVFKKKAGPKNNEDQKRLTVHYTTSQHHQENVFIEGSRPQYLEDLHIEAQEGLKILQQEEHQNGVNFPDDESIASSDTLRPEQDISSKDGGSSPESRSTTGNTDATVTSSMSTRPVLTRQGSTFKPLNPVKRLDKTRKRSRRTTIMGIPNQVQKELALHRSSTFQPLVSTQLPNHDGQVTDSQSGVVIIPTVDGGTPVANKEGARVHLSELEQASRDEPLLRRHVNAMCQDEQHLNHQSFVSHLCPTSTMRPKSLAVPGMITSSSFCPSNSMFSFLQEPQGPVMSISPQATYLSTIIPNAVLPASIEVIEIDCTSSRTRGSSVNHGSSVRTVSKNSLASGDSVSPMLSRRSDGDGFQADHPHNDSMPLPTSASGSNWSESQSSKTIISNSSPVSSKGSTRSGNSQRVCLNGQESQQEHSGGDQDLVSLHSSVSGISSSKSENLVTGQGSESGVSGSVTAGEDAKNIRNCTRSLSVMKTKQPPAPPRRTNSLHNNKIRSNSRVLVESNDLNDSVSGGVATATENIVAMAEIKMVTENTSKIPAPVLNSTGSSSPHASSPLSPTQPSSKEAGGPTEPQSEFSSSSPQKTPSEGGKFERTMSPSSGYSSQSGTPTLSPKGISPTSPEKQKKKPVKPERSVSRASSSAASPSSSLTSLSSGTSEPVSADVSICSPSLPPQQTSPTVTPNELTPNNNPSTLRIEFRDLLNIPPPPKVKAPCPPPPETWVHNRRTFELLCRPCPNISKETHKPPQIQDSTVKQAETQTKARNKIQFSVEKQTNTDKPVLELSESKAKPETFLATDPEDVHKEQANRECPVTKTEGVEASEDIQKQEQSSSPVVKGPRNQETTPKKDPPPVMKKPMTPKLHREELVSTEQSVERQQKEMSSSTTIEVHLAGENHTTSSQNEVLVLVDKSDNEMDKGEVPSMQTLSVEVPKVSKVSPPPTPPPAYQPTPPPSRKTPPSSISTPPDELQRVQEEIHIVESCWPPPPPPLEGDSVFDGGDEVDFPPPPPPFVTDSAPDVMDSCVKQLDILSECTVAAEEVGETIKNSSEAETSVQGQNPDLCSVVPQSEIAVQVSKVNTADEISSRLAQNVSSLSDSVPPPPVEAPPLPSLTTAENPVSVSVLVPSSSFLRRDSLKIEDQSSSGPPVSAQTSIAVPVAPPLPAENLTPGVNFRRQPSVANRDTRNKELLSRHKSAPIPKEDANIPLVTPSLLQMVRLRSVNMTEDQVKAPSEDKPANEGAPVQEHCPVSIPGPQNIPQKPIRKSLTLKSPPQTVKTSSVTLNTPSMRLQEAIRMKTAAMSSRDGLPSRLGVRSPTYSCISEPGALSLKSYEGCDMHKSPASTASFIFSRSTKKVVIETAAASSPEAQASLKQSLAAELMQVSDQSRAAAFSNGGVKCDKVPPPVAKKPVHGSISPSQHHSACSGKMEHSAEGNGAIGVQHTSSITPPETTTTRVTADTIETLF